The following are from one region of the Amia ocellicauda isolate fAmiCal2 chromosome 1, fAmiCal2.hap1, whole genome shotgun sequence genome:
- the LOC136754990 gene encoding transmembrane protease serine 3 isoform X2 — MLPSCCHSTDTEAALESSSPLNPSSKGKPRKKMPATTKRPLKERCSVQWMVITVLIVLTLLGLLITGAYFLKILIDTNFFFCKTSFKFIPRSKVCDGKADCANREDELMCVTNLTINSSFPVRLVTNSSVLQVYTRSGSWRLVCGEGWQIQHTQQVCQQLGFSSNPSSSTVAVNLLPSSIKTGFSAVAPKNGTASGISDLLTDKPSCTSGSVIALSCSECGLTLGLEDRIVGGTDTTVEHWPWQVSLKINGQHTCGGSLVTPRWLVTAAHCVASTGNEVDQWTVQTAQTSLSSSGEPVDKVIINGQYSSENNDYDIAMMRLVTPIKLQGTSYPVCLPPYGQQLKANQSLWVTGWGYTQERGKVSTILQQANIPLIDRATCLQLYGSIITPRMLCAGFVQGKVDACQGDSGGPLVLMDDRWQLAGIVSWGVGCARANWPGVYSNVDELLDWIYTVMQKNP, encoded by the exons ATGCTGCCTTCTTGCTGCCATTCT ACGGACACTGAAGCAGCTTTGGAGTCGTCCAGCCCCCTTAATCCCTCAAGCAAAG GCAAACCCAGGAAGAAAATGCCAGCCACGACCAAACGACCGTTGAAGGAGCGATGCTCCGTGCAGTGGATGGTCATCACAGTGCTGATCGTGCTCACTCTGCTGGGGCTGCTGATCACTGGGGCATACTTCC TGAAGATTCTGATCGACACCAACTTCTTCTTCTGCAAGACATCCTTTAAGTTTATCCCCCGCTCCAAGGTGTGTGACGGGAAGGCGGACTGTGCGAATAGGGAGGACGAGCTGATGTGTGTGACCAACCTGACGATCAACTCCTCCTTCCCAG TGAGGctggtgaccaacagctcagtGCTGCAGGTCTACACTCGCTCTGGCTCCTGGAGGCTGgtgtgtggggagggctggcagattcaacacacacagcaggtcTGTCAGCAGCTGGGCTTCAGCAG TAaccccagcagcagcacagtAGCAGTGAATTTGCTGCCCTCCTCGATCAAGACCGGCTTCAGCGCAGTCGCCCCCAAGAACGGCACAGCCAGTGGCATCAGTGACCTACTGACTGACAA acCGAGCTGTACTTCTGGATCAGTGATCGCCCTCTCCTGTTCAG AATGTGGGCTGACTCTGGGTCTTGAAGACCGCATCGTGGGCGGCACCGACACCACCGTCGAGCACTGGCCCTGGCAGGTGAGCCTGAAGATCAACGGCCAGCACACCTGTGGAGGGAGCCTGGTGACGCCGCGCTGGCTGGTCACCGCAGCACATTGCGTCGCCAG TACTGGTAATGAGGTGGATCAGTGGACAGTGCAGACGGCACAGACGTCCCTGAGCTCCTCGGGGGAGCCAGTGGACAAAGTGATCATCAACGGCCAATACTCTTCTGAGAATAACGACTATGACATCGCCATGATGCGCCTGGTCACGCCCATCAAACTGCAAG GTACGAGTTACCCGGTGTGCCTGCCCCCGTATGGCCAGCAGCTCAAAGCCAACCAGTCGCTGTGGGTGACAGGCTGGGGATACACGCAGGAGAGAG gTAAGGTGTCGACAATACTGCAACAGGCCAATATCCCCTTGATCGACAGGGCAACGTGCCTCCAGCTGTATGGCAGCATCATCACTCCCAGAATGCTGTGTGCCGGATTCGTGCAGGGCAAAGTGGACGCATGCCAG GGAGACAGCGGGGGTCCACTGGTCCTCATGGATGATCGCTGGCAGCTGGCGGGCATAGTGAGCTGGGGGGTGGGCTGCGCACGTGCGAACTGGCCCGGGGTTTACAGCAACGTGGACGAGCTGCTAGACTGGATCTACACTGTGATGCAG AAAAACCCCTGA
- the LOC136754990 gene encoding transmembrane protease serine 3 isoform X1, giving the protein MPNQPCCLLAAILRTLKQLWSRPAPLIPQAKPFLSCGDLPGKPRKKMPATTKRPLKERCSVQWMVITVLIVLTLLGLLITGAYFLKILIDTNFFFCKTSFKFIPRSKVCDGKADCANREDELMCVTNLTINSSFPVRLVTNSSVLQVYTRSGSWRLVCGEGWQIQHTQQVCQQLGFSSNPSSSTVAVNLLPSSIKTGFSAVAPKNGTASGISDLLTDKPSCTSGSVIALSCSECGLTLGLEDRIVGGTDTTVEHWPWQVSLKINGQHTCGGSLVTPRWLVTAAHCVASTGNEVDQWTVQTAQTSLSSSGEPVDKVIINGQYSSENNDYDIAMMRLVTPIKLQGTSYPVCLPPYGQQLKANQSLWVTGWGYTQERGKVSTILQQANIPLIDRATCLQLYGSIITPRMLCAGFVQGKVDACQGDSGGPLVLMDDRWQLAGIVSWGVGCARANWPGVYSNVDELLDWIYTVMQKNP; this is encoded by the exons ATGCCG AACCAGCCATGCTGCCTTCTTGCTGCCATTCT ACGGACACTGAAGCAGCTTTGGAGTCGTCCAGCCCCCTTAATCCCTCAAGCAAAG CCCTTTCTCTCATGTGGGGATCTGCCAGGCAAACCCAGGAAGAAAATGCCAGCCACGACCAAACGACCGTTGAAGGAGCGATGCTCCGTGCAGTGGATGGTCATCACAGTGCTGATCGTGCTCACTCTGCTGGGGCTGCTGATCACTGGGGCATACTTCC TGAAGATTCTGATCGACACCAACTTCTTCTTCTGCAAGACATCCTTTAAGTTTATCCCCCGCTCCAAGGTGTGTGACGGGAAGGCGGACTGTGCGAATAGGGAGGACGAGCTGATGTGTGTGACCAACCTGACGATCAACTCCTCCTTCCCAG TGAGGctggtgaccaacagctcagtGCTGCAGGTCTACACTCGCTCTGGCTCCTGGAGGCTGgtgtgtggggagggctggcagattcaacacacacagcaggtcTGTCAGCAGCTGGGCTTCAGCAG TAaccccagcagcagcacagtAGCAGTGAATTTGCTGCCCTCCTCGATCAAGACCGGCTTCAGCGCAGTCGCCCCCAAGAACGGCACAGCCAGTGGCATCAGTGACCTACTGACTGACAA acCGAGCTGTACTTCTGGATCAGTGATCGCCCTCTCCTGTTCAG AATGTGGGCTGACTCTGGGTCTTGAAGACCGCATCGTGGGCGGCACCGACACCACCGTCGAGCACTGGCCCTGGCAGGTGAGCCTGAAGATCAACGGCCAGCACACCTGTGGAGGGAGCCTGGTGACGCCGCGCTGGCTGGTCACCGCAGCACATTGCGTCGCCAG TACTGGTAATGAGGTGGATCAGTGGACAGTGCAGACGGCACAGACGTCCCTGAGCTCCTCGGGGGAGCCAGTGGACAAAGTGATCATCAACGGCCAATACTCTTCTGAGAATAACGACTATGACATCGCCATGATGCGCCTGGTCACGCCCATCAAACTGCAAG GTACGAGTTACCCGGTGTGCCTGCCCCCGTATGGCCAGCAGCTCAAAGCCAACCAGTCGCTGTGGGTGACAGGCTGGGGATACACGCAGGAGAGAG gTAAGGTGTCGACAATACTGCAACAGGCCAATATCCCCTTGATCGACAGGGCAACGTGCCTCCAGCTGTATGGCAGCATCATCACTCCCAGAATGCTGTGTGCCGGATTCGTGCAGGGCAAAGTGGACGCATGCCAG GGAGACAGCGGGGGTCCACTGGTCCTCATGGATGATCGCTGGCAGCTGGCGGGCATAGTGAGCTGGGGGGTGGGCTGCGCACGTGCGAACTGGCCCGGGGTTTACAGCAACGTGGACGAGCTGCTAGACTGGATCTACACTGTGATGCAG AAAAACCCCTGA
- the LOC136754990 gene encoding transmembrane protease serine 3 isoform X3, whose translation MPTDTEAALESSSPLNPSSKGKPRKKMPATTKRPLKERCSVQWMVITVLIVLTLLGLLITGAYFLKILIDTNFFFCKTSFKFIPRSKVCDGKADCANREDELMCVTNLTINSSFPVRLVTNSSVLQVYTRSGSWRLVCGEGWQIQHTQQVCQQLGFSSNPSSSTVAVNLLPSSIKTGFSAVAPKNGTASGISDLLTDKPSCTSGSVIALSCSECGLTLGLEDRIVGGTDTTVEHWPWQVSLKINGQHTCGGSLVTPRWLVTAAHCVASTGNEVDQWTVQTAQTSLSSSGEPVDKVIINGQYSSENNDYDIAMMRLVTPIKLQGTSYPVCLPPYGQQLKANQSLWVTGWGYTQERGKVSTILQQANIPLIDRATCLQLYGSIITPRMLCAGFVQGKVDACQGDSGGPLVLMDDRWQLAGIVSWGVGCARANWPGVYSNVDELLDWIYTVMQKNP comes from the exons ATGCCG ACGGACACTGAAGCAGCTTTGGAGTCGTCCAGCCCCCTTAATCCCTCAAGCAAAG GCAAACCCAGGAAGAAAATGCCAGCCACGACCAAACGACCGTTGAAGGAGCGATGCTCCGTGCAGTGGATGGTCATCACAGTGCTGATCGTGCTCACTCTGCTGGGGCTGCTGATCACTGGGGCATACTTCC TGAAGATTCTGATCGACACCAACTTCTTCTTCTGCAAGACATCCTTTAAGTTTATCCCCCGCTCCAAGGTGTGTGACGGGAAGGCGGACTGTGCGAATAGGGAGGACGAGCTGATGTGTGTGACCAACCTGACGATCAACTCCTCCTTCCCAG TGAGGctggtgaccaacagctcagtGCTGCAGGTCTACACTCGCTCTGGCTCCTGGAGGCTGgtgtgtggggagggctggcagattcaacacacacagcaggtcTGTCAGCAGCTGGGCTTCAGCAG TAaccccagcagcagcacagtAGCAGTGAATTTGCTGCCCTCCTCGATCAAGACCGGCTTCAGCGCAGTCGCCCCCAAGAACGGCACAGCCAGTGGCATCAGTGACCTACTGACTGACAA acCGAGCTGTACTTCTGGATCAGTGATCGCCCTCTCCTGTTCAG AATGTGGGCTGACTCTGGGTCTTGAAGACCGCATCGTGGGCGGCACCGACACCACCGTCGAGCACTGGCCCTGGCAGGTGAGCCTGAAGATCAACGGCCAGCACACCTGTGGAGGGAGCCTGGTGACGCCGCGCTGGCTGGTCACCGCAGCACATTGCGTCGCCAG TACTGGTAATGAGGTGGATCAGTGGACAGTGCAGACGGCACAGACGTCCCTGAGCTCCTCGGGGGAGCCAGTGGACAAAGTGATCATCAACGGCCAATACTCTTCTGAGAATAACGACTATGACATCGCCATGATGCGCCTGGTCACGCCCATCAAACTGCAAG GTACGAGTTACCCGGTGTGCCTGCCCCCGTATGGCCAGCAGCTCAAAGCCAACCAGTCGCTGTGGGTGACAGGCTGGGGATACACGCAGGAGAGAG gTAAGGTGTCGACAATACTGCAACAGGCCAATATCCCCTTGATCGACAGGGCAACGTGCCTCCAGCTGTATGGCAGCATCATCACTCCCAGAATGCTGTGTGCCGGATTCGTGCAGGGCAAAGTGGACGCATGCCAG GGAGACAGCGGGGGTCCACTGGTCCTCATGGATGATCGCTGGCAGCTGGCGGGCATAGTGAGCTGGGGGGTGGGCTGCGCACGTGCGAACTGGCCCGGGGTTTACAGCAACGTGGACGAGCTGCTAGACTGGATCTACACTGTGATGCAG AAAAACCCCTGA